A region from the Triticum aestivum cultivar Chinese Spring chromosome 3D, IWGSC CS RefSeq v2.1, whole genome shotgun sequence genome encodes:
- the LOC123074216 gene encoding zinc finger CCCH domain-containing protein 1 isoform X1: MPNANRNRNPNQFRNPQAQPANRSDSNPIPTAEAGNPPKSKPPPFVRRPAAMEGEIAAAPTRRWAENVIVLSSGRPPRSEEAAVVAGQGQHQRTDAPPEKLYYKTRLCDKYEATGRCVYEDGCTFAHGGAELRPPVPPHAHAVWRRPPDQEHGGRIVYGGGKACHNFRDRGHFGDKLAFPHAAAPAPPGHAIRITGDQKLLADERRSATPPAMPPPAPRYAAPGPARAFAPVPAPAARDRLRQMPEEDGGKKPNRLMLMSLRKTSGIYGDWPEQF; this comes from the exons ATGCCGAATGCCAATCGAAACAGAAACCCCAATCAGTTTCGCAATCCTCAAGCACAGCCAGCAAACCGAAGCGATTCCAACCCGATCCCGACTGCGGAGGCCGGAAATCCCCCGAAATCCAAGCCCCCTCCTTTCG TCAGGCGGCCAGCAGCCATGGAGGGGGAGATCGCCGCCGCCCCGACGCGCCGTTGGGCGGAGAACGTGATCGTGCTGTCCTCGGGGAGGCCGCCGCggtcggaggaggcggcggtggtggcggggcaGGGGCAGCACCAGCGCACGGATGCGCCGCCGGAGAAGCTCTACTACAAGACCAGGCTCTGCGATAAGTACGAGGCCACCGGCCGCTGCGTGTACGAGGATGGTTGCACCTTCGCGCACGGCGGCGCCGAGCTGCGCCCGCCGGTCCCTCCCCACGCCCACGCCGTTTGGCGCAGGCCGCCCGACCAGGAGCACGGCGGCAGGATCGTCTACGGCGGCGGCAAGGCGTGCCACAACTTCAGGGACAGGGGCCATTTCGGGGACAAGCTCGCCTTCCCCCACGCCGCCGCGCCGGCACCACCTG GTCACGCGATTCGCATCACCGGGGACCAGAAGCTGCTGGCGGACGAGCGGAGGAGCGCCACGCCGCCCGCGATGCCACCCCCAGCGCCGCGCTACGCTGCTCCGGGCCCCGCCAGGGCGTTTGCGCCGGTGCCTGCCCCGGCCGCGCGTGATCGTCTTCGCCAGATGCCCGAGGAGGACGGTGGCAAAAAGCCCAACAGGCTGATGCTCATGAGCCTCCGGAAGACCAGCGGCATCTACGGCGACTGGCCGGAGCAGTTCTGA
- the LOC123074216 gene encoding zinc finger CCCH domain-containing protein 1 isoform X2 → MEGEIAAAPTRRWAENVIVLSSGRPPRSEEAAVVAGQGQHQRTDAPPEKLYYKTRLCDKYEATGRCVYEDGCTFAHGGAELRPPVPPHAHAVWRRPPDQEHGGRIVYGGGKACHNFRDRGHFGDKLAFPHAAAPAPPGHAIRITGDQKLLADERRSATPPAMPPPAPRYAAPGPARAFAPVPAPAARDRLRQMPEEDGGKKPNRLMLMSLRKTSGIYGDWPEQF, encoded by the exons ATGGAGGGGGAGATCGCCGCCGCCCCGACGCGCCGTTGGGCGGAGAACGTGATCGTGCTGTCCTCGGGGAGGCCGCCGCggtcggaggaggcggcggtggtggcggggcaGGGGCAGCACCAGCGCACGGATGCGCCGCCGGAGAAGCTCTACTACAAGACCAGGCTCTGCGATAAGTACGAGGCCACCGGCCGCTGCGTGTACGAGGATGGTTGCACCTTCGCGCACGGCGGCGCCGAGCTGCGCCCGCCGGTCCCTCCCCACGCCCACGCCGTTTGGCGCAGGCCGCCCGACCAGGAGCACGGCGGCAGGATCGTCTACGGCGGCGGCAAGGCGTGCCACAACTTCAGGGACAGGGGCCATTTCGGGGACAAGCTCGCCTTCCCCCACGCCGCCGCGCCGGCACCACCTG GTCACGCGATTCGCATCACCGGGGACCAGAAGCTGCTGGCGGACGAGCGGAGGAGCGCCACGCCGCCCGCGATGCCACCCCCAGCGCCGCGCTACGCTGCTCCGGGCCCCGCCAGGGCGTTTGCGCCGGTGCCTGCCCCGGCCGCGCGTGATCGTCTTCGCCAGATGCCCGAGGAGGACGGTGGCAAAAAGCCCAACAGGCTGATGCTCATGAGCCTCCGGAAGACCAGCGGCATCTACGGCGACTGGCCGGAGCAGTTCTGA